One segment of Sphingomonas qomolangmaensis DNA contains the following:
- a CDS encoding nucleoside deaminase: protein MPDTQDERWMREAIALALTKGSDPSDTPIAAFIVRDGKVLAARCNETEETCDATAHAEIVAMRAAGAAIGDMELRGATLYSTLQPCGMCTMASIWSKVGRIVFGAGRDDVHPMYFEDRQIDTVDFIRDAWRDDLSIEGGVLAAECAKLYYGPDDDVPVEEQGNI from the coding sequence ATGCCCGACACGCAAGACGAACGCTGGATGCGCGAAGCGATCGCGCTCGCGCTAACCAAGGGCAGCGACCCGTCGGATACGCCGATCGCCGCGTTCATCGTGCGCGACGGCAAGGTGCTGGCGGCGCGGTGCAACGAAACCGAAGAGACTTGCGACGCCACCGCGCATGCCGAAATCGTCGCGATGCGCGCGGCGGGCGCGGCGATCGGCGACATGGAGCTGCGCGGCGCGACGCTCTATTCGACGCTCCAGCCCTGCGGCATGTGCACGATGGCGTCGATCTGGTCGAAGGTGGGGCGGATCGTTTTCGGCGCCGGGCGCGACGACGTCCATCCGATGTATTTCGAGGATCGCCAGATCGACACGGTCGACTTCATCCGCGACGCCTGGCGCGACGATCTGTCGATCGAGGGCGGGGTGCTCGCCGCCGAGTGCGCAAAGCTCTATTACGGCCCCGACGATGACGTGCCGGTCGAGGAGCAGGGCAACATCTGA
- a CDS encoding MFS transporter, whose product MIPSISLLGARRFLPLFVTQFLGAFNDNLFKNALIFFVTYSVYNDVGAETTFSAVATGIFILPFFLFSALAGELADSHDKAAIMRTIKWAEIGIMIVGATGIFLELTWVMLLALFAMGVHSTFFGPIKYAVLPQHLAKHEVLGGTGLVEAGTYVAILAGTIAGGLLHPHHAAIAVIGVAVIGMLAARSIPPAPPSVAIKIDWNVLRSSIRLVRATMHVRRLFLAIVAISVFWSIAAMIAVLFPPLVKNVYFAEPSVASSFLAVFSIGIAIGSVIINRLLKGEVSARYAPASVLAMGGFLIDFWFTSRGWSPVVPGLADLPTFLRDPGAIRVFFDLAGISITGGMFVVPLYAFLTTIVDQSQTARTVAANNIVNSGAMVIGSVGILGVTNLGIELVNALWVLVATATVSAYAAWRLHQACD is encoded by the coding sequence ATGATTCCATCCATCAGCCTGCTCGGCGCGCGCCGGTTCCTGCCCTTATTCGTCACCCAGTTCCTGGGGGCCTTCAACGACAATCTGTTCAAGAACGCGCTGATCTTCTTCGTCACCTATTCGGTGTATAACGATGTCGGTGCCGAAACGACCTTCTCGGCGGTAGCGACGGGCATCTTCATCCTGCCCTTCTTCCTGTTTTCGGCGCTGGCGGGCGAGCTTGCCGACAGCCACGACAAGGCCGCGATCATGCGGACGATCAAATGGGCCGAGATCGGCATCATGATCGTCGGCGCGACGGGCATCTTCCTCGAGCTCACCTGGGTGATGCTGCTCGCGCTGTTCGCGATGGGGGTGCATTCGACCTTTTTCGGGCCGATCAAATATGCCGTGCTGCCGCAGCATCTGGCCAAGCACGAAGTGCTCGGCGGCACCGGGCTGGTCGAGGCGGGCACCTATGTCGCGATCCTGGCGGGCACCATCGCCGGCGGGCTGCTGCACCCGCACCACGCCGCGATCGCGGTGATCGGCGTCGCGGTGATCGGCATGCTCGCAGCACGATCGATCCCGCCCGCGCCGCCTTCGGTGGCGATCAAGATCGACTGGAACGTGCTGCGATCGTCGATCCGGCTGGTGCGCGCGACGATGCATGTCCGCCGGCTGTTCCTGGCGATCGTCGCGATCAGCGTGTTCTGGAGCATCGCGGCGATGATCGCGGTGCTGTTCCCGCCGCTGGTGAAGAACGTCTATTTCGCCGAGCCGAGCGTCGCCAGCAGCTTCCTGGCGGTATTCTCGATCGGCATCGCGATCGGATCGGTGATCATCAACCGATTGCTCAAGGGCGAGGTATCGGCGCGCTATGCCCCCGCATCGGTGCTGGCGATGGGCGGGTTCCTGATCGATTTCTGGTTCACCTCGCGCGGTTGGTCGCCGGTGGTGCCGGGGCTTGCCGACCTGCCAACCTTCCTGCGCGATCCGGGCGCGATCCGCGTGTTCTTCGATCTGGCGGGGATATCGATCACCGGCGGCATGTTCGTGGTGCCGCTCTATGCGTTCCTGACCACGATCGTCGACCAGTCGCAGACCGCGCGGACGGTGGCGGCGAACAACATCGTCAATTCGGGTGCGATGGTGATCGGATCGGTCGGCATCCTGGGGGTGACCAACCTGGGTATCGAGCTGGTCAACGCGCTGTGGGTGCTGGTCGCGACCGCGACGGTATCGGCCTATGCCGCCTGGCGCCTCCACCAGGCCTGCGACTGA
- a CDS encoding ABC transporter substrate-binding protein, translating into MQQLRIALEWFLNPDHLPLIAARDRLAREGLHIELVIPDDHYDGFEALAAGEVELVVNEPLHLVEQRACKLRSYGCFFATDGGVLIHRASLARLVAGQPVRIASPVSNPTTDQLCKDILAAWIRQQGGAGGTDHIGIEPAGFAHVDNLVAGYDGAWLAFANVEGVAARVRGLDTQLITTGEAGIPNFSALELIGAATADDATRTAIAKLVGALDAVIPDLVADPAAARELWYAASGEQPGEEVDAIVEASLRKFIAPVAPDIEMWRPMWRYLHAHGGDVVDAPAFEAMFPAG; encoded by the coding sequence ATGCAACAGCTCCGTATCGCGCTCGAATGGTTCCTGAACCCCGATCACCTCCCGCTGATCGCCGCGCGCGACCGGCTCGCGCGCGAGGGGCTGCACATCGAACTCGTCATCCCCGACGATCATTATGACGGCTTCGAAGCGCTGGCGGCGGGCGAGGTCGAGCTGGTCGTCAACGAACCGCTCCATCTGGTCGAGCAGCGCGCGTGCAAGCTGCGCTCTTATGGCTGCTTCTTCGCGACCGATGGCGGGGTGTTGATCCACCGCGCGTCGCTGGCGCGGCTGGTCGCGGGCCAGCCGGTGCGCATCGCGTCGCCGGTGTCGAACCCGACCACCGATCAATTGTGCAAGGACATCCTCGCCGCGTGGATTCGCCAGCAGGGCGGGGCGGGCGGTACCGATCATATCGGCATCGAACCCGCAGGCTTCGCGCATGTCGATAACCTGGTGGCGGGCTATGACGGCGCGTGGCTCGCCTTCGCCAATGTCGAGGGCGTCGCGGCGCGCGTCCGCGGGCTCGACACCCAGCTCATCACCACCGGCGAAGCGGGCATCCCCAATTTCTCCGCGCTCGAACTGATCGGCGCGGCAACCGCCGACGACGCCACCCGCACCGCGATCGCCAAGCTGGTCGGCGCGCTCGATGCGGTGATCCCCGATCTGGTCGCCGACCCGGCGGCAGCGCGCGAGCTCTGGTATGCCGCGAGCGGCGAACAGCCGGGCGAAGAAGTCGACGCGATCGTCGAGGCATCGCTGCGCAAGTTCATCGCGCCGGTCGCCCCCGATATCGAAATGTGGCGCCCGATGTGGCGCTATCTCCACGCGCACGGCGGCGATGTGGTCGACGCGCCGGCGTTCGAGGCGATGTTCCCGGCGGGGTGA
- a CDS encoding sulfite exporter TauE/SafE family protein → MFEAFNLVDLLPYIAVGLVAQIVDGALGMAFGVISSTLLVSVLGVPPATASAGVHLAECFTTGVSGISHALHKNVDWKLFWRLLIPGVLGGVTGAYLLSSLDAGITRPFVMAYLAAIGVYLLVRGIRFPPREHRDPRFVSPLAAAGGFLDAAGGGGWGPVVTSNLLVQGAQPRTTIGTVNSVEFFLTMAISITFLASLGVAAFTTAVVGLLIGGVIAAPFGALVAKRVPTKTLLVMVGVVLTATSIFSLVQALR, encoded by the coding sequence ATGTTCGAAGCTTTCAATCTGGTCGATCTATTGCCCTATATCGCGGTCGGCCTGGTGGCGCAGATCGTCGATGGCGCGCTCGGCATGGCGTTCGGGGTGATTTCGAGCACCTTGCTGGTGAGCGTGCTCGGCGTGCCGCCCGCCACCGCATCGGCGGGGGTGCATCTGGCCGAATGCTTCACCACCGGCGTATCGGGAATCAGCCATGCATTGCACAAGAACGTCGATTGGAAGCTGTTCTGGCGGCTGCTGATCCCCGGCGTGCTTGGCGGGGTTACCGGCGCCTATTTGTTGAGCTCGCTCGATGCCGGGATCACGCGGCCTTTCGTGATGGCGTATCTGGCGGCGATCGGCGTGTATCTGCTGGTGCGCGGCATCCGCTTTCCCCCGCGCGAGCATCGCGATCCGCGCTTCGTCTCACCATTGGCGGCGGCGGGCGGCTTCCTCGATGCAGCGGGCGGTGGCGGTTGGGGGCCGGTGGTGACGTCGAACCTGCTGGTCCAGGGCGCGCAGCCGCGCACCACCATCGGCACGGTCAACTCGGTCGAGTTTTTCCTGACGATGGCGATCTCGATCACCTTCCTTGCCAGCCTGGGGGTAGCGGCGTTCACCACCGCGGTCGTCGGGCTGCTGATCGGCGGCGTGATCGCGGCGCCGTTCGGCGCGCTCGTCGCCAAGCGGGTGCCGACCAAGACGCTGTTGGTGATGGTGGGCGTGGTGCTGACCGCGACCAGCATCTTCAGCCTGGTGCAGGCGCTGCGATAA
- a CDS encoding fasciclin domain-containing protein — translation MLRLSALTLAALAATSTVAIAQTTTPPTGAPTAPTATTAPAATAQPSTMAAPAATATAPNPKVGGAEMLATKTIVENASAAPSLSTLVTAVKAADLAETLSGAGPFTVFAPENDAFTRLAPGTLDTLMKPENKAVLAKVLTYHVVPGKVSLAQLQEQMKAGGGTATLTTVEGSPLTVTTEGAAIVLTDVSGNKSYVAIPDVNQSNGVVHIVNGVVVPKLG, via the coding sequence ATGCTTCGCCTGTCAGCCCTTACCCTCGCCGCCTTGGCCGCCACGTCGACCGTCGCGATCGCGCAGACCACGACGCCGCCGACCGGCGCGCCGACTGCACCGACCGCGACCACCGCACCTGCGGCAACCGCGCAGCCTTCGACCATGGCAGCGCCCGCAGCCACCGCGACCGCGCCCAACCCCAAGGTCGGCGGTGCCGAGATGCTCGCGACCAAGACGATTGTCGAGAACGCATCGGCTGCCCCCAGCCTGTCGACGCTGGTGACCGCGGTGAAGGCCGCCGATCTCGCCGAGACGCTGTCGGGCGCCGGCCCCTTCACCGTCTTCGCGCCCGAGAACGACGCGTTCACGCGGCTCGCCCCCGGCACGCTCGACACGCTGATGAAGCCCGAGAACAAGGCGGTGCTCGCCAAGGTGCTGACCTATCATGTCGTACCGGGCAAGGTTTCGCTGGCGCAGCTGCAGGAGCAGATGAAGGCCGGCGGCGGCACCGCGACGCTGACCACGGTCGAGGGCAGCCCGCTGACCGTCACGACCGAGGGCGCAGCGATCGTCCTGACCGACGTCAGCGGCAACAAGAGCTATGTCGCGATCCCCGACGTCAACCAGTCGAACGGCGTCGTCCATATCGTCAACGGCGTAGTCGTGCCCAAGCTCGGCTGA
- a CDS encoding hydrogen peroxide-inducible genes activator — MTIYLPTLKQLQYLVALHDAGHFGRAAEASNVTQSTLSAGIRELETLIGVTLVERTRRVVRFTPLGERIVEKAHRVLREADELGEIARAAGRPLSGEMRMSVIPTIAPFMLPRILPRLRRDYPDLKLYLREEASGSACEALQQGRTDCVLLALPYGCGDVEVDELFDDRLLVAFPQGEVGGTNGPIVAEDIDETRLLLLEDGHCLKDHALAACSHLELRGRASMLGTSLHTIVQMVENGLGVTMLPAMAIESGILEGTHIVARPIESERASRRIALVWRRASPRERDFRLLADVLRAHAPAA, encoded by the coding sequence ATGACCATCTACCTCCCCACCCTCAAGCAGCTCCAATATCTGGTGGCGCTGCACGATGCCGGCCATTTCGGCCGCGCCGCCGAAGCGTCGAATGTTACCCAATCGACGCTGTCGGCGGGGATCCGCGAGCTCGAGACGCTGATCGGGGTGACGCTGGTCGAACGCACCCGCCGCGTGGTGCGCTTTACGCCTTTGGGCGAGCGGATCGTCGAAAAGGCGCATCGCGTGCTGCGCGAGGCCGACGAGCTCGGCGAAATCGCGCGCGCCGCGGGGCGACCGCTGTCGGGCGAGATGCGGATGAGCGTCATCCCGACGATCGCGCCGTTCATGCTGCCGCGGATCCTGCCGCGGTTGCGCCGCGACTATCCCGACCTGAAGCTGTATCTGCGCGAGGAAGCCAGCGGATCGGCGTGCGAGGCGTTGCAGCAGGGGCGGACCGACTGCGTGCTGCTAGCGCTGCCCTATGGCTGCGGCGATGTCGAAGTCGACGAATTGTTCGACGATCGGCTGCTCGTGGCGTTTCCGCAGGGCGAGGTGGGCGGCACCAACGGGCCGATCGTCGCCGAGGATATCGACGAGACGCGGCTGCTGCTGCTCGAGGACGGACATTGCCTGAAGGACCATGCGCTGGCGGCATGCTCGCACCTCGAGCTGCGCGGGCGCGCGTCGATGCTCGGCACCTCGCTGCACACCATCGTCCAGATGGTCGAGAATGGGCTGGGGGTGACGATGCTGCCCGCGATGGCGATCGAATCGGGCATTTTGGAGGGCACGCACATCGTCGCGCGGCCGATCGAATCGGAGCGCGCCTCGCGCCGGATCGCCTTGGTGTGGCGGCGTGCCAGTCCGCGCGAGCGCGACTTCCGGCTGCTAGCCGACGTGCTGCGCGCCCACGCGCCCGCGGCCTAA
- a CDS encoding amidohydrolase family protein encodes MLRSAASILALAISLGVAAAAQTPPAQTPPAQTQPTVEATEAPEDQARDPNPAADQLPQPQPASTAPTTPVAAATPAAKPKWDVNAPTGATIRQVSIATDEGSWMDLDISPDGGTIAFALLGDLYTMPIGGGTPTRIAEGLAWEVQPRFSPDGNRIAFTSDRGGGDNIWVMNRDGSDKRQVTKEDFRLLNQPSWSPDGRFIAAKKHFTTGRSLGTGEVWLYHVSGGTGVKLVKRPDERHQKELGEPIFAPDGKGIYFTRNVTPGPIFEYAQDSNTNLFNIERYDLETGETTTAVSGNGGSVRPTPSRDGKRIAFVRREATKSKLYVRDLESGEERKIYDALDQDVQETWAVTGLYPNMAWMPGDREIVVWAAGKLRRVNVESGAATDIPFRINDTRGVANAPHPTVEVAPDRFTTAMPRFASVSPDGRQVVFESLGKLYVKPAAGGTARRLTRGGEGRELFPTWSRDGRTIAFVDWTDAGLGRIVTVAASGGMPKAVTTRPGHYARPVFSPDGKTIAFEAKRSGGVTSRRYGDDPGVYRVAASGGAPVLIAKGMAQPQFAAASDRLFMVGEEEQKQLLVSTDLNGGAKRKHFVGELAVSYSVAPDGQYAAFIQNYEAHVLPLMPGNQAVDIDTEGKVLPVTRVSASGASYVNWSQDGQRLHWSMGPTLYTVDRATLFANAPRAENAPKFVPPSQGLSLAMEQAADKPGGTVALTGARIVTMAGADGGIVDDGVVVIRGDRIVAIGLRASTPVPAGAKTIDVAGKTIIPGLVDAHAHGPQGDDEVVPQQNWSLLQNLALGTTTIHDPSSQASEIFVAKEMQAAGLLTGPRIFSTGEIIYGARAANVYAKIDSYDDALSHVRRLKAQGARSVKNYNQPRRDQRQMVVAAARAENIQVVAEGGSLFGMDMNLIADGNSTLEHNIPLDVFYKDVVQMFGQSDTNYTPTLVVSYGGLAGDPYWRQATNVWENPLLVHTPTDTLLAATARVTKAPESNFVDDDNAREANKIAKAGKLVSIGAHGQQAGIGSHWELWSFVRGGMTPIEALGAGTIVAAQSLGMARDIGSLKVGKLADLVVLDADPTADIRNSDKVSRVMVGGRMFDARTMNEVETGNRQRLPYWWQ; translated from the coding sequence ATGCTGCGTAGCGCCGCGTCCATCCTCGCCCTCGCCATTTCGCTGGGGGTCGCCGCCGCTGCCCAGACCCCGCCCGCCCAAACCCCGCCAGCCCAGACCCAGCCAACGGTCGAGGCCACCGAAGCCCCCGAAGATCAGGCGCGCGACCCCAATCCCGCCGCCGACCAGCTCCCGCAGCCGCAGCCCGCATCGACCGCGCCGACGACGCCGGTCGCCGCCGCGACCCCCGCGGCAAAGCCCAAATGGGACGTCAACGCCCCCACCGGCGCGACCATCCGCCAGGTGTCGATCGCGACCGACGAAGGCAGCTGGATGGACCTCGACATCAGCCCCGACGGCGGCACGATCGCCTTCGCGTTGCTCGGCGATCTCTACACCATGCCGATCGGCGGCGGCACGCCGACGCGGATCGCCGAGGGGCTGGCGTGGGAGGTGCAACCGCGCTTCTCGCCCGACGGCAACCGCATCGCCTTCACCTCGGATCGCGGCGGCGGCGACAATATCTGGGTGATGAACCGCGACGGCAGCGACAAGCGCCAGGTGACCAAGGAAGACTTCCGCCTGCTCAACCAGCCGAGCTGGTCGCCCGATGGCCGCTTCATCGCCGCCAAGAAGCATTTCACCACCGGGCGTTCGCTCGGCACCGGCGAGGTGTGGCTCTATCACGTCTCGGGCGGCACCGGGGTGAAGCTGGTCAAGCGCCCCGACGAGCGCCACCAGAAGGAATTGGGCGAGCCGATCTTCGCGCCAGACGGCAAGGGCATCTACTTCACCCGCAACGTCACGCCGGGTCCGATCTTCGAATATGCCCAGGATTCGAACACCAATTTGTTCAATATCGAACGCTACGACCTCGAAACCGGCGAGACGACCACCGCGGTCTCGGGCAATGGCGGATCGGTGCGGCCGACGCCGTCGCGCGACGGCAAGCGTATCGCCTTCGTCCGGCGCGAAGCGACCAAGTCCAAGCTGTACGTCCGCGATCTCGAATCGGGCGAGGAGCGCAAGATCTATGACGCGCTCGACCAGGACGTGCAGGAAACCTGGGCGGTCACCGGCTTGTATCCCAACATGGCGTGGATGCCCGGCGACCGCGAGATCGTCGTCTGGGCGGCCGGCAAGCTGCGCCGGGTGAATGTCGAAAGCGGCGCGGCGACCGACATCCCCTTCCGCATCAACGACACGCGCGGCGTCGCCAATGCGCCGCATCCGACCGTCGAGGTCGCGCCCGATCGCTTCACCACCGCGATGCCGCGCTTCGCCAGCGTCTCGCCCGACGGACGGCAAGTGGTGTTCGAAAGCCTCGGCAAGCTCTACGTCAAGCCCGCGGCGGGCGGCACCGCGCGCCGGCTAACGCGCGGCGGCGAGGGGCGCGAGCTGTTCCCGACCTGGTCACGCGACGGCCGCACGATCGCTTTCGTCGACTGGACCGATGCCGGCCTCGGGCGGATCGTCACCGTCGCCGCCAGCGGTGGGATGCCCAAGGCGGTGACCACGCGTCCGGGCCATTATGCGCGCCCGGTCTTCTCGCCCGACGGCAAGACGATCGCGTTCGAGGCCAAGCGCTCGGGCGGCGTCACCTCGCGCCGTTATGGCGACGATCCCGGCGTCTACCGCGTCGCCGCCAGCGGCGGTGCGCCGGTGCTGATCGCCAAGGGGATGGCGCAGCCGCAATTCGCCGCCGCCTCCGATCGACTGTTCATGGTCGGCGAGGAGGAGCAGAAGCAGTTGCTGGTCAGCACCGACCTCAACGGCGGGGCCAAGCGCAAGCATTTCGTCGGCGAACTGGCGGTCAGCTACTCGGTCGCGCCCGATGGTCAATATGCCGCCTTCATCCAGAATTATGAAGCGCATGTCCTGCCGCTGATGCCCGGCAATCAGGCGGTCGACATCGATACCGAGGGCAAGGTGCTGCCCGTCACCCGCGTCAGCGCCAGTGGCGCCAGCTATGTGAACTGGTCGCAGGACGGCCAGCGGCTGCACTGGTCGATGGGGCCGACGCTCTACACCGTCGATCGGGCCACGCTGTTCGCCAACGCCCCGCGCGCGGAGAATGCGCCCAAGTTCGTGCCGCCGTCGCAAGGCCTCAGCCTCGCGATGGAGCAGGCGGCAGACAAGCCCGGCGGCACGGTCGCGCTCACCGGCGCACGGATCGTGACGATGGCGGGTGCCGATGGCGGAATCGTCGATGATGGCGTGGTGGTGATCCGCGGCGACCGCATCGTCGCGATCGGCCTTCGCGCTTCGACCCCGGTACCGGCGGGCGCCAAGACGATCGACGTCGCGGGCAAGACGATCATCCCCGGCCTGGTCGATGCGCATGCGCACGGCCCGCAGGGCGACGACGAGGTCGTGCCGCAGCAAAACTGGTCGCTGCTCCAGAATCTCGCGCTTGGCACCACGACGATCCACGACCCGTCGAGCCAGGCGAGCGAGATCTTCGTCGCCAAGGAAATGCAGGCGGCGGGGCTGCTCACCGGCCCGCGCATCTTCTCGACCGGCGAGATCATCTACGGCGCGCGCGCCGCCAATGTGTATGCCAAGATCGACAGCTATGACGACGCATTGTCGCACGTCCGCCGGTTGAAGGCGCAGGGCGCGCGTTCGGTGAAGAACTATAACCAGCCACGCCGCGACCAGCGCCAGATGGTGGTGGCAGCCGCGCGCGCCGAGAATATCCAGGTCGTCGCCGAGGGCGGCTCGCTGTTCGGCATGGACATGAACCTGATCGCCGACGGCAATTCGACGCTCGAGCACAACATCCCGCTCGACGTGTTCTACAAGGACGTCGTCCAGATGTTCGGCCAGTCGGATACCAACTACACGCCGACGCTCGTGGTGTCCTATGGCGGCCTGGCGGGCGACCCCTATTGGCGGCAGGCGACCAACGTCTGGGAAAACCCGCTGCTGGTCCACACCCCCACCGACACCTTGCTCGCCGCCACCGCGCGCGTGACCAAGGCGCCCGAGAGCAACTTCGTCGACGACGACAATGCGCGGGAGGCGAACAAGATCGCCAAGGCGGGCAAGCTCGTGTCGATCGGCGCGCATGGCCAGCAGGCGGGGATCGGCTCGCATTGGGAGCTCTGGTCGTTCGTCCGCGGCGGGATGACCCCCATCGAAGCGCTCGGGGCGGGAACGATCGTCGCCGCGCAGTCGCTCGGCATGGCACGCGACATCGGCTCGCTCAAAGTCGGCAAGCTGGCCGATCTGGTGGTGCTCGACGCCGATCCCACCGCCGACATCCGCAATTCGGACAAGGTCAGCCGGGTGATGGTCGGCGGCCGGATGTTCGATGCCCGGACGATGAACGAGGTCGAGACGGGGAACCGGCAGCGGCTGCCTTATTGGTGGCAGTGA
- a CDS encoding molybdenum cofactor biosynthesis protein MoaE: MIRVGVQTAPIDLADALAGIEAAGMGGIASFTGLVRADDGVATLTLEHYPGMTEAALQAVAEAAAARWSLGAVTILHRVGTMHPGERIVFVGTAAAHRAEALAACSYCIDRLKTDAPFWKREATEAGERWVEPRAADDSAARGWE; this comes from the coding sequence ATGATCCGCGTCGGCGTCCAGACCGCGCCGATCGACCTGGCCGATGCGCTGGCGGGGATCGAGGCAGCGGGGATGGGGGGGATCGCCAGCTTCACCGGGCTCGTCCGCGCCGACGACGGTGTCGCCACGCTCACGCTCGAACATTATCCCGGCATGACCGAGGCGGCGCTGCAGGCGGTCGCCGAAGCCGCAGCAGCGCGCTGGTCGCTCGGCGCGGTGACCATCCTCCACCGCGTGGGGACGATGCACCCCGGCGAGCGGATCGTGTTCGTGGGCACCGCCGCCGCGCATCGTGCCGAGGCGCTGGCGGCGTGCAGCTATTGCATCGACCGGCTGAAGACCGACGCCCCCTTCTGGAAGCGCGAGGCGACCGAGGCGGGCGAACGCTGGGTCGAACCGCGCGCCGCCGACGACAGCGCCGCCAGGGGTTGGGAATAG
- a CDS encoding DUF2794 domain-containing protein: MTATVLPLPLGGRPSQIGFDRLELTRILDLYGRMVAAGHWRDYAIQLGREAAVFAAFRRAAENPEFRIEKRPALRNRQGMWALVGENGTVLKRGAELGPVLAPVERRLMKLVE, encoded by the coding sequence GTGACCGCTACCGTCCTTCCGCTTCCGCTCGGCGGTCGCCCCAGCCAGATCGGCTTCGATCGGCTCGAGCTTACCCGGATCCTCGACCTTTACGGGCGGATGGTCGCAGCGGGGCATTGGCGCGATTACGCGATCCAGCTCGGGCGCGAGGCCGCGGTTTTCGCCGCGTTCCGCCGCGCCGCCGAGAACCCCGAATTTCGGATCGAGAAGCGCCCCGCGCTTCGCAATCGCCAGGGCATGTGGGCGCTGGTCGGCGAAAACGGCACCGTGCTGAAGCGCGGTGCCGAACTCGGGCCGGTGCTGGCGCCGGTCGAGCGCCGGCTGATGAAGCTGGTCGAATAG
- the pgsA gene encoding CDP-diacylglycerol--glycerol-3-phosphate 3-phosphatidyltransferase, translated as MLTLPNILTLSRIFAVPILVALLWWPGWQLGYGIAFVLYCIVGFTDYLDGYLARSQGTVSKLGIFLDPIADKIMVAAVILILVGTHDIEGVHMIAALIILLREIMVSGLREFLGSVRVSMPVSQLAKWKTTLQLVSLGALILGGALPEWPLVKLVGLASLWGAAVLTLITGWDYLRVGLKHMDS; from the coding sequence ATGCTTACCTTGCCCAACATCCTGACGCTTTCGCGGATCTTCGCGGTGCCGATCCTCGTCGCCCTGCTGTGGTGGCCGGGGTGGCAGCTGGGCTATGGCATCGCCTTCGTGCTCTACTGCATCGTCGGCTTCACCGACTATCTCGACGGCTATCTGGCGCGCTCGCAAGGGACGGTGTCGAAGCTCGGCATCTTTCTCGATCCGATCGCCGACAAGATCATGGTCGCCGCGGTGATCCTGATCCTGGTCGGTACGCACGATATCGAAGGCGTGCACATGATCGCCGCGCTGATCATCCTGCTGCGCGAGATCATGGTGTCGGGGCTTCGCGAGTTTCTCGGCAGCGTGCGCGTGTCGATGCCGGTGTCGCAGCTCGCCAAGTGGAAGACGACGCTGCAGCTCGTGTCGCTCGGCGCGCTGATCCTCGGCGGGGCGCTTCCCGAATGGCCGTTAGTCAAGCTGGTCGGGCTCGCCTCGCTCTGGGGCGCGGCGGTGCTCACGCTGATCACCGGCTGGGATTATCTGCGCGTCGGCCTCAAGCACATGGACAGCTGA
- the epsC gene encoding serine O-acetyltransferase EpsC, translated as MLNGLKLYLDSIRARDPAPRSRAEILLYPGVWALGYHRVAHALFLRRLYFLARLVNHWSRWMTAIDIHPGATIGRNFFIDHGFTVIGETAVIGDNVTIYQCVTLGGTSPDNGVLGKRHPTLEDGVIVGAGAQVLGPIVVGARARVGANAVVTKDVPEGATMVGIPAKSTLIGAGTYQKPFMPYGTPCSEMGDPATQKIDALRCELETLRKRLDLLVDEEEGRRDRA; from the coding sequence ATGCTCAACGGACTGAAACTATATCTGGATTCGATCCGTGCGCGCGATCCCGCGCCGCGGTCGCGTGCCGAAATCCTGCTCTATCCGGGCGTGTGGGCGCTGGGCTATCATCGGGTCGCGCATGCGCTGTTCCTGCGACGGCTGTATTTCCTCGCGCGGCTGGTGAACCACTGGTCGCGCTGGATGACCGCGATCGACATCCATCCCGGCGCGACGATCGGGCGCAATTTCTTCATCGACCATGGCTTCACCGTGATCGGCGAAACCGCGGTGATCGGCGACAACGTCACGATCTATCAGTGCGTCACGCTTGGGGGCACAAGCCCTGACAACGGCGTCCTCGGCAAGCGCCATCCGACGCTCGAAGACGGCGTGATCGTCGGCGCGGGCGCGCAGGTGCTCGGGCCGATCGTCGTCGGCGCGCGCGCGCGGGTCGGCGCCAATGCGGTGGTGACCAAGGACGTCCCCGAAGGCGCGACGATGGTCGGCATCCCCGCCAAATCGACGCTGATCGGCGCGGGAACCTATCAGAAGCCGTTCATGCCCTATGGCACGCCGTGCAGCGAGATGGGCGACCCCGCGACGCAGAAGATCGATGCGCTGCGCTGCGAACTCGAAACCCTGCGCAAGCGGCTCGACCTGCTGGTCGACGAGGAAGAAGGGCGGCGCGACCGCGCGTGA
- the moaD gene encoding molybdopterin converting factor subunit 1: protein MAVRLLYFAWVREAVGIGEEMLDPPPEAATLDALIDWLATLSAGHATAFADRTRLRAAVDQHFVAMDAPVAGAREIAIFPPVTGG, encoded by the coding sequence ATGGCGGTCCGGCTGCTCTATTTCGCCTGGGTGCGCGAGGCGGTCGGCATCGGCGAGGAAATGCTCGATCCGCCCCCCGAAGCCGCAACGCTCGACGCATTGATCGACTGGCTGGCCACGCTGAGCGCGGGACACGCCACCGCCTTCGCCGATCGCACGCGGCTGCGCGCCGCGGTCGATCAACACTTCGTCGCGATGGACGCGCCGGTGGCCGGCGCGCGCGAGATCGCGATCTTCCCCCCGGTCACCGGCGGATGA